The following proteins are encoded in a genomic region of Erythrolamprus reginae isolate rEryReg1 unplaced genomic scaffold, rEryReg1.hap1 H_10, whole genome shotgun sequence:
- the LOC139155335 gene encoding V(D)J recombination-activating protein 1-like, with product MEKLPPPSINLCFGPEHVQQPYMKFSEWKFKLFKVRSLEKPLPEDSHQANSAKENVGITDEQPKAAAIMSQVPFETDTELNKNSLAREKDIFHMSQREMEAHQAKLQNLCRICGGSLKIDPYKKCHPVHGPVDEETQALLRKKEKRATSWPDLLVKVFKIDVRGDIETIHPTHFCHNCWKVIQRKVSNAPHEAHLLEKDPVEWHPHSTSCDVCVTSFRGVKRKKPILNSQLSKKLRIIAGHRRKIRCLRTVKQPNNKSLMKKISNCKQIHLSTKILAIDYPVDFVKSISCQICEHILADPVETTCKHLFCRVCILKCLKVMGSYCPSCRYPCFPTDLVSPVKSFLSILNNLVLRCPVKGCHEEVFLEKYCQHRSNHKGAETTDSYVYINKGGRPRQHLLSLTRRAQKHRLRELKLQVKDFAEKEEGGDMKSVCLTLFLLALRSRNEHRQADELEAIMQGKGSDLHPAVCLAIRVNTFLSCSQYHKMYRTVKAITGRQIFQPLHALRTAEKSLLPGYHPFEWEPPLKNVSSTTDIGIIDGLSGIQQSVDDYPVDTIAKRFRYDVALVSALMDLEEEILEGLKTHDLDDYLKGPFTVVIKESCDGMGDVSEKHGCGPAVPEKAVRFSFTLMSVTVTHDHGSTRIFEESKPNSELCCKPLCLMLADESDHETLTAILSPLVTEREAMKDSAVILYMAGIPRMFKFVFRGTGYDEKLVRDVEGLEASGSTYICTLCDATRLEASQNLILHSVTRSHAENLERYEVWRSNPYHEAVDELRHRVKGVSAKPFIETVPSIDALHCDIGNAAEFYKIFQFEIGEVYKNTSATKEERKRWQSTLDKHLRKKMNLKPVTRMNGNFARKLMSRETVDAVCELIKCEDRHEALRELMDLYLKMKPVWRSSCPTKECPELVCQYSFNSQRFAELLSTKFSYRYDGKITNYFHKTLAHVPEIIERDGSIGAWASEGNESGNKLFRRFRKMNARQSKCYEMEDVLKHHWLYTSKYLQKFMNAHNTLKSQMVQIRPEQTESNVMMMEDSLEIPDFMDF from the coding sequence ATGGAGAAGCTACCCCCACCAAGCATAAACTTGTGTTTTGGACCAGAACATGTCCAACAGCCATATATGAAGTTTTCTGAATGGAAATTCAAGCTGTTTAAGGTGAGATCACTTGAAAAGCCTCTTCCTGAAGACAGCCATCAGGCTAACTCTGCTAAAGAAAATGTGGGCATCACTGATGAACAACCTAAGGCAGCAGCTATAATGTCTCAAGTGCCCTTTGAAACAGATACCGAGTTGAATAAGAATAGCTtggcaagagagaaagatatcTTTCATATGAGCCAAAGGGAGATGGAAGCTCATCAAGCAAAACTACAGAATCTCTGTCGCATCTGTGGAGGCTCACTGAAAATTGACCCTTACAAAAAGTGTCATCCAGTCCATGGGCCAGTGGATGAGGAGACCCAGGCTCTattgaggaagaaagagaaaagagctaCTTCCTGGCCAGATCTTCTTGTGAAAGTTTTTAAGATCGATGTAAGGGGAGATATTGAAACAATCCATCCTACTCATTTTTGTCACAATTGTTGGAAAGTCATTCAAAGAAAAGTCAGCAATGCCCCCCACGAAGCACATCTTTTAGAGAAAGACCCAGTGGAATGGCATCCCCATTCAACAAGCTGTGACGTTTGTGTCACTTCCTTTCGTGGAGTCAAGAGGAAAAAACCAATTCTGAATTCCCAGCTGAGCAAAAAACTCAGGATTATTGCCGGGCATAGGAGAAAAATAAGATGCTTAAGAACAGTAAAGCAACCGAATAACAAAAGTTTGATGAAAAAGATTTCAAACTGTAAGCAAATCCATCTCAGTACAAAAATCCTTGCAATAGACTACCCTGTGGACTTTGTAAAGTCAATATCTTGTCAGATCTGTGAACACATCCTGGCTGATCCAGTAGAAACAACATGTAAACACCTATTCTGTAGAGTCTGCATTCTTAAATGTCTTAAAGTAATGGGAAGCTATTGCCCATCCTGCAGATATCCTTGTTTTCCTACTGATCTAGTGAGCCCTGTAAAATCCTTCCTAAGCATCCTCAACAACTTGGTTTTGAGATGCCCAGTAAAAGGCTGTCACGAGGAGGTCTTTTTGGAAAAGTACTGCCAACATCGTTCTAATCATAAAGGGGCAGAAACTACAGACAGCTACGTCTATATCAACAAAGGTGGGCGACCGAGACAACATTTGCTCTCACTGACCCGGAGAGCTCAAAAGCACCGCTTGAGAGAACTCAAGCTTCAAGTGAAAGATTTtgcagaaaaagaagaaggaggagacatGAAGTCTGTGTGCTTAACTTTGTTCCTGCTGGCTTTGAGATCTAGAAATGAGCACAGACAAGCTGATGAATTGGAAGCTATAATGCAAGGGAAGGGATCGGACCTTCACCCAGCAGTTTGTTTGGCAATCCGAGTCAACACCTTTCTTAGCTGCAGCCAATATCACAAAATGTATAGGACAGTAAAGGCAATTACAGGAAGGCAAATTTTCCAGCCTTTGCATGCTTTACGAACAGCCGAGAAGTCCCTCCTGCCTGGTTATCACCCCTTTGAATGGGAGCCTCCTTTGAAAAATGTGTCTAGTACCACAGATATAGGCATTATTGATGGCCTGTCAGGAATACAACAATCTGTGGATGACTATCCAGTGGATACAATTGCAAAGCGATTTCGATATGATGTAGCTTTGGTGTCTGCCCTTATGGATCTGGAAGAAGAAATTTTAGAAGGACTGAAAactcatgacttggatgactatTTGAAAGGACCTTTCACTGTAGTGATTAAAGAATCCTGCGATGGAATGGGAGATGTCAGTGAAAAGCATGGTTGTGGCCCAGCGGTTCCTGAAAAGGCAGTTCGATTCTCCTTCACCCTCATGAGCGTGACTGTAACTCATGACCATGGCAGTACAAGGATTTTTGAAGAAAGCAAACCCAATTCAGAGTTATGTTGTAAGCCTTTGTGCCTTATGCTGGCTGATGAGTCAGATCATGAGACACTCACTGCCATCTTGAGTCCTCTTGTAACAGAAAGGGAAGCCATGAAAGATAGTGCAGTGATACTTTATATGGCTGGCATTCCTAGAATGTTCAAATTCGTATTTAGGGGCACTGGATATGATGAAAAACTTGTCCGTGATGTTGAGGGACTTGAAGCATCAGGCTCTACCTACATTTGTACACTTTGTGATGCCACCCGCCTAGAAGCCTCTCAGAACCTAATCCTGCATTCTGTCACCAGGAGCCATGCTGAAAACCTAGAACGGTACGAAGTGTGGAGGTCCAATCCTTACCATGAAGCCGTTGATGAACTACGTCACAGAGTGAAAGGTGTTTCTGCCAAACCTTTTATTGAGACTGTGCCTTCAATAGACGCACTTCACTGTGATATTGGCAATGCagctgaattttacaaaatattccAGTTTGAGATTGGTGAGGTGTACAAAAATACCAGTGCGaccaaagaagagagaaagaggtggcAGTCAACTCTTGACAAACACCTTAGAAAAAAGATGAATTTGAAACCTGTAACAAGgatgaatggaaattttgcaagaAAACTCATGAGTAGAGAGACTGTGGATGCAGTCTGTGAATTAATAAAATGTGAGGATAGACATGAAGCCCTCAGAGAATTAATGGACCTTTATCTTAAGATGAAACCAGTATGGAGGTCTTCATGTCCAACCAAAGAATGCCCAGAACTTGTATGTCAATACAGTTTCAACTCTCAGAGATTTGCTGAGTTGCTGTCGACTAAATTCAGTTATAGATATGATGGGAAGATTACTAATTATTTTCATAAAACACTTGCTCATGTTCCAGAAATTATAGAACGAGATGGTTCCATTGGTGCCTGGGCAAGTGAGGGAAATGAGTCAGGCAATAAACTGTTCAGACGCTTTCGGAAAATGAATGCCAGGCAGTCAAAATGTTATGAGATGGAAGATGTTTTGAAGCATCACTGGTTATATACTTCAAAGTATTTGCAAAAATTCATGAATGCTCATAATACATTGAAAAGCCAGATGGTCCAAATTAGGCCAGAACAGACTGAGAGCAATGTCATGATGATGGAGGATTCTTTGGAGATTCCTGATTTCATGGACTTCTAA